A stretch of the Vulcanisaeta souniana JCM 11219 genome encodes the following:
- a CDS encoding thiolase domain-containing protein, which yields MSRNIHVKHRPAVIGAGLTLFRRRMLETPKELAWIAAKQALDEAGLTLKDIDCVVIGSAPDTFDGVHFKGEYLADGAGGVGKPTMRVYVGGATGVMVPIAAWWHVASGHCNTVLAVAEEKMSSADMPHPQAVFRYIWDPVTEVPLQPNLIWIFAMEMHRYMYKCGTKKEDIALVSVKNKRNALDHPAAQVAANITVDDVLKSEVLVWPVQLLDISPVSDGAAAIVVTNENTARRQTDTPVWIDGVGWALDTTSWTNRDLAFPEYANVAAQMAYRMAGITNPRREIDVAEVYDPFDYKELHHMEGLGLAKKCEAPKLTKEGITQRDGDLPINPSGGLLGVGNPIAAAGLMKVSEIYWQLAGKAGKRQIKKPAYTGLAHAWGDLMQASTVVIMRA from the coding sequence ATGAGTAGGAATATACACGTTAAGCACAGGCCCGCGGTAATAGGTGCAGGTCTCACGTTATTCAGGAGAAGAATGCTAGAGACTCCAAAGGAGCTAGCCTGGATAGCGGCTAAGCAGGCACTTGACGAGGCGGGTTTAACGCTTAAGGATATTGATTGCGTGGTCATTGGCTCCGCACCTGACACGTTTGATGGGGTTCACTTTAAGGGTGAGTACTTGGCTGATGGGGCTGGCGGTGTTGGTAAGCCGACAATGAGGGTGTACGTTGGTGGTGCTACCGGCGTTATGGTCCCAATAGCTGCCTGGTGGCATGTGGCGAGTGGTCACTGTAATACCGTACTGGCGGTTGCTGAGGAGAAAATGAGTAGTGCCGATATGCCACATCCGCAGGCCGTGTTTAGGTACATATGGGACCCAGTCACCGAGGTACCGCTTCAGCCGAACTTAATTTGGATATTTGCAATGGAGATGCACAGGTACATGTATAAGTGCGGCACTAAGAAGGAGGACATAGCCCTCGTCAGCGTAAAGAATAAGCGTAATGCCCTCGACCACCCAGCAGCTCAGGTGGCAGCAAACATAACTGTGGACGACGTGCTTAAGAGCGAGGTGTTGGTATGGCCTGTTCAATTACTCGACATTTCGCCAGTAAGTGATGGTGCGGCAGCCATCGTAGTAACCAATGAGAATACTGCCAGGAGACAGACAGACACTCCGGTTTGGATTGACGGTGTTGGTTGGGCGCTGGACACAACATCCTGGACCAACAGGGACCTGGCGTTCCCCGAGTATGCCAACGTGGCTGCCCAAATGGCCTATAGAATGGCTGGCATTACGAATCCTAGGAGGGAAATTGACGTTGCCGAGGTATACGACCCATTTGACTATAAGGAACTTCATCACATGGAGGGGCTTGGACTTGCCAAAAAGTGCGAGGCACCGAAACTAACTAAGGAGGGCATTACGCAGAGAGACGGCGATTTACCAATAAACCCATCTGGTGGGTTGCTGGGTGTTGGTAATCCAATAGCCGCAGCAGGACTTATGAAGGTATCGGAGATCTACTGGCAATTAGCTGGTAAGGCAGGTAAGAGACAGATTAAGAAGCCAGCATACACAGGACTTGCCCATGCCTGGGGCGACCTAATGCAAGCAAGCACCGTAGTGATAATGAGGGCTTGA